The proteins below are encoded in one region of Maribacter aestuarii:
- a CDS encoding quinol:cytochrome C oxidoreductase, with amino-acid sequence MYTFSNRLKMGSIILMVVGVLGIGWGFLAAPSTVEEAKAMVAVSHDDGHGDAHEEDAAHMGDQGHGVASEHGEEHGTSHDEHLLHQLQNKPWAALYVAAFFFMMIALGVLAFYAIQRAAQAGWSPLLFRVMEGITAYLVPGGIIVFVILVLSVLHMNHLFVWMDPEVVAHDELLIGKSGYLNPTFFLIRAVVFLGGWIAYREYSRKLSLKQDESDNNSNFKLNFRISAAFLVFYLISESIMSWDWIMSVDPHWFSTLFGWYIFASMFVSGITVIAMVTIYLKSKGYLPEVNDSHIHDLAKFMFGISIFWTYLWFSQFMLIWYSNIPEEVTYYVTRIEDYKLPFFGMVAMNFLFPVLLLMNSDYKRVNWFVVMAGLVILAGHYMDIFNAIMPSTVGDQWYIGIPEIGAFLFFTGFFIFWVFRALTTAPLQPKRNPFIEESRHFHY; translated from the coding sequence ATGTATACATTCTCGAATAGACTTAAAATGGGCTCCATTATCTTAATGGTAGTTGGTGTATTGGGTATTGGATGGGGTTTTCTTGCTGCTCCCAGTACTGTAGAAGAGGCAAAAGCAATGGTAGCCGTAAGTCATGATGATGGGCATGGGGATGCACATGAAGAAGATGCCGCTCATATGGGTGACCAAGGGCATGGCGTTGCTTCGGAGCATGGTGAGGAACACGGCACTTCGCATGATGAGCATTTATTACATCAGTTGCAGAATAAACCTTGGGCCGCTTTATATGTTGCCGCATTCTTTTTTATGATGATAGCCCTTGGTGTTTTGGCATTCTATGCTATTCAGAGAGCCGCCCAGGCCGGTTGGTCACCCTTGTTGTTTAGGGTAATGGAAGGTATTACTGCGTATTTGGTGCCTGGCGGTATTATTGTATTTGTGATTTTGGTATTATCCGTTTTACATATGAACCATCTCTTTGTTTGGATGGACCCGGAAGTGGTTGCCCATGACGAATTATTGATTGGTAAATCTGGATATCTGAATCCAACATTCTTTCTCATAAGAGCAGTTGTTTTCCTTGGTGGGTGGATTGCTTATCGCGAGTATTCCAGAAAATTATCTTTGAAGCAAGATGAATCTGATAACAACTCTAACTTCAAACTGAACTTTAGAATTTCAGCGGCGTTTTTAGTATTCTATTTAATTTCAGAATCTATCATGTCATGGGACTGGATAATGAGCGTTGATCCGCATTGGTTCAGCACACTATTCGGTTGGTACATTTTTGCAAGCATGTTCGTTTCTGGTATTACGGTCATTGCCATGGTTACTATTTATCTAAAATCCAAAGGATATTTACCTGAAGTGAACGATAGTCACATCCATGATTTGGCAAAATTCATGTTCGGTATTAGTATCTTCTGGACGTACTTATGGTTCTCACAATTTATGTTGATATGGTATTCCAATATTCCAGAGGAGGTAACCTATTATGTTACAAGAATAGAGGATTATAAATTACCTTTTTTCGGAATGGTGGCAATGAACTTTTTGTTTCCTGTTCTTTTATTAATGAATAGCGATTACAAGCGGGTGAACTGGTTTGTGGTAATGGCCGGTCTGGTAATTTTGGCAGGGCATTACATGGATATTTTTAATGCGATTATGCCATCTACTGTGGGAGACCAGTGGTATATTGGTATTCCGGAAATTGGTGCATTTTTGTTTTTTACCGGTTTCTTTATCTTTTGGGTATTCAGGGCACTGACAACGGCACCTTTACAACCAAAGAGGA